From one Polynucleobacter sp. UK-FUSCHL-C3 genomic stretch:
- a CDS encoding penicillin-binding protein 1A produces the protein MANLPSKKPPLQSGSSLNSPKRPSSSPLIKALLILVVILGMLFTMLVAYAFIIAKPNLPAISALLDYNPKVPLRIYTADKVLIGEFGEERRNVVPLNQIPIHLRYAVIAIEDDRFYSHGGVDYWGVLRASLANLRGRLSQGASTITMQVARNFFLSNEKTFSRKLYEVLLAWEIESQLTKDKILEIYMNQIYLGQRAYGFASASQIYFGKELREITIAEAAMLAGLPKAPSAYNPVSNFKRAKIRQEYILQRMRDLSYITPADYNKAIAETIRVRGLGNEFDTRADFVAEMARQLLYSEYGDIIYSQGISVYTTVLKADQDAAYSALRKGIFDYDLRHSYRGPEGFIELPADIVKRQRAIDTALLDYPALDELQSGVVLESSPKELKVMIATGEQINLSGDALKLARASLSETAQPKQRIRPGAIVRLLRDEGMWKIAQLPQVEAAFVAMDPSDGAILALVGGFDFRRNKFNRVTQALRQPGSAFKPFIYAAAIEKGFSPSTLVNDAPISIGGSETGSQAWEPKNYDGKYDGMMRLRAALAKSKNLVSVRIIRRIGPSYAQEFIQRFGFEPEKHPPYLTMALGAGSTTPLQMVNAYSVFANGGYFVNPYLIDRITDSKGQILFQADPVKVGKNANRVLDARTTFVVDSLLQEVTKTGTAASARPRLGRNDIAGKTGTTNDSNDVWFAGYNPRVAAVAWIGFDKPKSLGDRETGGGLALPIWINFMSIALRGVPELPRTPPPGVVELDGDWAIPDFAPSGGIRQLN, from the coding sequence ATGGCAAATTTACCAAGTAAAAAACCACCCCTTCAGAGCGGGTCGAGCTTGAATTCTCCCAAAAGGCCGAGTTCGAGCCCTTTAATAAAAGCCCTACTCATCTTGGTAGTCATTTTGGGGATGCTTTTTACGATGCTGGTGGCGTATGCATTCATTATTGCCAAGCCAAACTTACCCGCTATTTCTGCATTACTTGATTACAACCCCAAAGTGCCCCTGAGAATTTATACGGCGGACAAAGTTTTAATTGGAGAATTTGGTGAAGAGCGACGCAATGTCGTACCCCTAAATCAGATACCGATACACCTAAGGTATGCAGTTATTGCGATTGAGGACGATCGTTTTTATAGTCATGGAGGCGTTGATTATTGGGGCGTTCTTCGCGCAAGCCTTGCTAACTTACGTGGTCGTCTATCACAAGGCGCATCGACAATTACGATGCAAGTGGCACGCAATTTTTTCTTAAGCAATGAGAAAACATTTAGTCGCAAGCTCTATGAGGTGTTGCTTGCCTGGGAAATTGAATCCCAGTTGACTAAAGATAAGATTCTAGAAATTTATATGAATCAGATTTATTTGGGTCAGCGCGCTTATGGATTTGCAAGCGCCTCACAAATTTACTTTGGAAAAGAACTAAGAGAAATCACTATTGCTGAGGCAGCGATGTTGGCTGGTTTGCCAAAAGCACCCTCCGCCTATAACCCAGTGTCTAACTTCAAGCGCGCCAAGATCCGTCAAGAATATATTTTGCAACGGATGCGAGATTTATCCTATATCACGCCAGCAGATTACAACAAGGCGATTGCAGAAACAATTCGGGTGCGTGGTTTAGGAAATGAGTTCGATACGCGTGCTGATTTTGTTGCAGAGATGGCTAGGCAACTTTTGTATTCTGAGTATGGGGATATTATTTACTCTCAAGGTATCAGCGTTTACACCACTGTCTTAAAAGCTGACCAAGATGCAGCTTATAGTGCGCTTCGAAAAGGAATATTTGACTATGACTTGCGCCATTCCTATCGCGGCCCGGAGGGATTTATTGAGCTGCCTGCTGATATCGTAAAGCGCCAGCGAGCAATTGATACCGCATTACTTGATTACCCTGCACTGGATGAATTGCAATCTGGTGTTGTTCTTGAGTCCAGCCCTAAAGAACTCAAAGTCATGATTGCAACAGGGGAGCAAATTAACCTATCTGGTGATGCGCTTAAGTTGGCACGCGCCTCTCTCTCCGAGACCGCGCAACCCAAGCAGCGCATAAGACCCGGGGCAATTGTTCGGTTATTAAGAGATGAGGGGATGTGGAAAATTGCGCAACTTCCCCAAGTCGAGGCTGCATTTGTCGCGATGGATCCAAGCGATGGAGCGATTTTAGCTTTGGTAGGAGGCTTTGACTTTAGGCGTAATAAATTTAATCGAGTTACACAGGCCCTTCGACAGCCGGGCTCTGCATTTAAGCCCTTTATTTACGCGGCCGCAATCGAGAAGGGATTTAGTCCCAGTACCCTCGTCAATGACGCACCCATATCCATTGGAGGTTCAGAAACTGGTAGTCAAGCATGGGAGCCTAAAAACTACGATGGTAAGTACGATGGGATGATGCGCTTGCGTGCCGCGTTAGCAAAGTCAAAAAATTTAGTTTCTGTGCGCATTATTCGTAGGATTGGGCCTTCTTATGCCCAAGAATTTATTCAACGTTTTGGATTTGAGCCAGAGAAACATCCGCCATACTTAACGATGGCATTAGGTGCTGGTTCTACCACCCCATTACAAATGGTTAATGCATACAGTGTATTTGCGAATGGTGGGTACTTTGTGAACCCATATTTAATTGATAGGATTACAGACTCAAAGGGTCAAATCTTATTTCAGGCGGATCCTGTCAAGGTTGGAAAAAATGCAAATCGAGTTTTAGATGCGCGTACCACTTTTGTAGTCGATAGTTTGTTGCAAGAGGTTACCAAGACCGGAACCGCAGCAAGTGCTCGCCCTCGCTTAGGTCGAAATGACATTGCCGGTAAGACCGGAACCACAAACGACTCCAACGATGTCTGGTTTGCAGGTTATAACCCACGCGTTGCCGCTGTGGCATGGATTGGTTTTGATAAGCCCAAGAGTCTGGGAGACCGAGAAACCGGGGGCGGCCTTGCATTACCAATATGGATTAACTTTATGTCGATTGCCCTTCGAGGGGTTCCAGAACTCCCGCGTACGCCACCCCCGGGCGTCGTTGAATTAGATGGTGACTGGGCGATACCCGATTTCGCACCCTCAGGCGGCATTCGCCAATTGAACTAA